From Canis lupus baileyi chromosome 16, mCanLup2.hap1, whole genome shotgun sequence, a single genomic window includes:
- the BRD3OS gene encoding putative uncharacterized protein BRD3OS produces MSGRVPLAEKALSESYARLRYRDTSLLIWQQQQQQLESVPPGTYLSRSRSMWYSQYGNEAILVRDRHKLGVPRDTGQSKFCTIM; encoded by the coding sequence ATGAGTGGCCGTGTGCCACTGGCTGAGAAAGCCCTGTCGGAAAGCTACGCCCGGCTCCGGTACCGGGACACGTCGCTTCTCAtttggcagcagcagcagcagcagctggagtCTGTGCCCCCTGGGACCTACCTGAGCAGGAGCCGCAGCATGTGGTACTCACAGTACGGCAACGAGGCCATCCTAGTCCGCGACAGGCACAAGCTTGGAGTCCCCCGGGACACGGGCCAGTCCAAGTTCTGTACAATCATGTGA